In Marmota flaviventris isolate mMarFla1 chromosome 17, mMarFla1.hap1, whole genome shotgun sequence, a single genomic region encodes these proteins:
- the LOC114108404 gene encoding uncharacterized protein C12orf71 homolog, with translation MDDSSSGSSCPDMEHCISESKSNQSLSVVPFPSEDRPDCEAVVACEDLTSERPSSLPPVQGAWGTNDVRGPMGRRNEIQEKPEEPGEEDVDEPMNGDVCSPFDYSQMKWAEWEEDDEESMYNWQEETGCQSILELIYFLRVIAVCLDKDEEDDDSLFSDPHREEDVDDSVPPESPQEEENVQPSSSVSSHMDQVSPEEQEACQDLPKYQPAENGDTKQSPEMPPGLEEDEIVEVSTELPPCRGRDRPSGGARWDSMESLYLL, from the coding sequence ATGGACGACTCATCATCTGGCAGCAGCTGCCCTGACATGGAGCACTGTATTTCGGAATCCAAATCCAACCAGAGCCTCTCTGTAGTCCCTTTCCCCTCAGAGGACAGGCCTGACTGTGAGGCTGTCGTAGCCTGTGAAGACTTGACCTCTGAgcgtccttcctccctccctcctgtccaaGGGGCATGGGGAACCAATGATGTAAGGGGACCCATGggcagaagaaatgaaattcagGAGAAGCCAGAGGAGCCTGGTGAAGAAGACGTGGATGAGCCCATGAATGGCGATGTGTGCAGCCCCTTCGACTACTCACAAATGAAATGGGCTGAATGGGAGGAAGATGATGAGGAGAGTATGTACAATTGGCAAGAGGAGACAGGATGCCAGAGCATCTTGGAACTGATTTATTTCTTGAGAGTTATTGCTGTATGTCTAGACAAGGATGAGGAAGATGACGACTCTCTGTTCTCCGATCCTCATCGGGAGGAGGATGTAGACGACTCTGTACCCCCTGAGTCTCCTCAGGAGGAGGAGAATGTCCAGCCATCCAGCAGTGTCTCTTCCCATATGGATCAGGTCAGTCCTGAAGAGCAGGAGGCTTGTCAGGACTTGCCCAAGTATCAACCAGCAGAAAATGGAGACACCAAGCAGAGCCCAGAAATGCCTCCTGGGCTTGAGGAGGATGAAATTGTTGAGGTGAGCACAGAGCTGCCCCCCTGCAGAGGAAGGGACAGACCCAGTGGGGGTGCCAGGTGGGACAGCATGGAGTCCTTGTACCTGCTGTGA